The DNA window CACCAGCGGATTGATTTCCGTTGGTTCAAAGCCTGCGCTTTCGACCTCGAAAACATCGCTGCCGAGTTCTTTGAGGTATGCTTCGGCCATCTGGCTGCGCGCGCTGTTGTGGACGCATATGAACAGGACTTTTTCCATGTCGTCTCCGGGAATGTTGTTGTTTGTGCGGGCCGCCATTGCCGGCACGTACGCCAAAATGTGAATTTCGGCTTGTGCCAAACTACAACCCCGGTCGCACAGGTCAACCCGTCCGGCCATTTTTCACTGAATTGTGACAAAAGGCCCTGCGTATGGTTGCGCAGGGCCTGATTTGCACGGGCGGATTGCGGGAGGAACCGGACAGAGGGTCGGCCCCGCATGTGTTTTTATTGCAGCAGGGTTGTGGCCTCGTCCATGATGACCTGCCCCTTGGGGTCGCTGTCCCGGTTCAGCCGGTGCCCGGCCCCGGGTACGATGATGAGCTTTATGTTTTTGCCTTCCGCGGTTGCCTTGGCCACATACTCCTCGGCAAGTTCCGCCGGGGTGTTGTTATCGTCGGCCCCGGCAATGACCACGAACCGGGCCTGCGGGGCGAGGTCGTCCACGTATTTGATGGGCGAAAGGGAATTGCGCCATGCGTGATATTTTCTGCCCTTGCGGCGTGCTGCGTGGTGCCGCCATTTTACCACGTCCGCAGGCAGGCAGACCATGATGCCGCCTTCAAGCAGATCCGGGTTCAGGGCGGCCACCAGCGCCACAGTGGCCGCGCCACCGGAATGTCCTGTCATGAATATGTGGTTTGTCCCGTATTGTTCCTTGATGGCTTTCACTGCATCAGCAACACGGTTCATGCTGGATCGCGTGTACAGGTCGCCTTTCCTGTTGTCGTGTTTGCCTTTGGATTTTCTTCCGTCAATGGAGCATCCGGGTCTGGCCAATGTAATGGCCACGATCCCTTCGCCTGCCAGCTCTTCGGCAAAGGGAACCATGTAGTCGGCCTTTCCGCTGTCGCCGTGCGTTACGATCATTATTTTCGTGTCTGCGGCAATTAAAGCCGGTGTCCCGAATACCGTTGCCTGCAAACCCTCGAATTCGGCAGGCGTTCCTGAGGCCTGAGCCTGATGACTGATCGCGAAAGTAAGCATCAATGTCATTGCGGCAGTGGAAAGTGCGTGTAAAAAGACTTTTTTCATGGAGAACTCCGCGAGGTTGGGGTGGCTACTGTTTGGCACCGTCGGTTACTATATGTTTTCAGCCCGTGATTCAACAGCATGATAGATTGTGCCGCACAACATTTTCGCAGGGCGGTGAAGCACGGTTGACGCGATTGCCGGGCCGGACTATGGGTTTCGGGTTTTGTCGTTTCGGCACGGCTGGCGTTGGCCGGGGCGGCTGTCTGGGGAGGAACTCGGCGACTGTTGCGCGTAACTTTTTTCATCAATTATTCGGGCCATGAATACAATATACGATCAAATCTGGGAAGCGGCGTTGCCGTTTCAGGACAAGCGGGACGATGCCGGGCATGCTGCCGTGACCTACGGTTTTGCCCAAAAGCTGGTTTCGCTGGCGGGCGGCGATCCGCAGGT is part of the Pseudodesulfovibrio senegalensis genome and encodes:
- a CDS encoding alpha/beta hydrolase family protein: MIVTHGDSGKADYMVPFAEELAGEGIVAITLARPGCSIDGRKSKGKHDNRKGDLYTRSSMNRVADAVKAIKEQYGTNHIFMTGHSGGAATVALVAALNPDLLEGGIMVCLPADVVKWRHHAARRKGRKYHAWRNSLSPIKYVDDLAPQARFVVIAGADDNNTPAELAEEYVAKATAEGKNIKLIIVPGAGHRLNRDSDPKGQVIMDEATTLLQ